The proteins below are encoded in one region of Candidatus Thiodiazotropha sp. LNASS1:
- a CDS encoding c-type cytochrome: MDHRSIYIAILFFAANLFGLANAENPQRAAEEVERAIELTPDIENGKEVYRVCLVCHQPEGWGSISGYYPQIAGQLRKVIIKQLADIRARNRDNPTMLPFTMLELLSLQEIADVSAYIANLPMTRNNGVGSGSDLKHGEAIYKEHCAECHGKRAEGIVDENIPLLQGQHYQYLMRQFRWIRDGRRRNADKKMVKQSQSFPSRDVSAVMDYISRLKPVEEKLAPKNWRNRDFPRYRPSRYQHPSAPGSGM, encoded by the coding sequence ATGGACCACCGTTCTATTTACATAGCGATACTCTTCTTCGCAGCCAACCTGTTCGGCCTTGCCAACGCAGAAAACCCACAGCGGGCGGCCGAGGAAGTGGAACGCGCGATCGAGCTTACCCCCGACATTGAAAATGGCAAAGAGGTGTACCGTGTTTGCCTGGTCTGCCATCAACCGGAAGGCTGGGGCAGTATCAGCGGCTACTACCCGCAGATAGCCGGCCAATTAAGAAAGGTTATCATTAAGCAACTGGCCGATATTCGCGCACGTAACCGGGACAATCCCACAATGCTGCCTTTCACCATGCTCGAACTCCTGTCACTGCAGGAGATCGCGGACGTCAGCGCCTATATCGCCAATTTGCCCATGACCCGAAACAACGGGGTCGGCTCAGGCTCTGACCTCAAGCACGGGGAAGCGATCTACAAAGAACATTGCGCCGAATGCCATGGCAAGCGGGCTGAAGGGATAGTGGATGAAAATATTCCCCTACTCCAAGGGCAGCACTATCAATATCTCATGCGCCAGTTCAGGTGGATACGCGACGGACGCAGGCGCAACGCCGACAAAAAGATGGTCAAGCAGAGCCAGAGTTTTCCATCACGCGACGTCTCCGCCGTGATGGACTATATATCCCGCTTGAAACCAGTCGAAGAGAAACTTGCACCAAAGAATTGGCGTAACCGGGACTTTCCACGCTATAGACCGAGCAGATATCAGCACCCTTCAGCTCCCGGCTCCGGTATGTGA
- a CDS encoding MBL fold metallo-hydrolase RNA specificity domain-containing protein, with the protein MQIEFYGATSGITGSCHILRANGETVLLDCGLIQGRREEMEKNRRPFPFSPGDISAVVLSHGHIDHSGRIPLLVKQGYQGPIYAQNATMELCDILLQDSAYLQEKDAQYENKWRKRKGKPFIDPLYTVADAREALDKLVGLKYREKREILPGISIRFQDAGHILGSTSVEVWLNENGKQRKIVFSGDLGQYDTPILNDPAVIDEADHVIVESTYGNRRHRDRQNTIDEIGDIIREAAHQRGNLLIPAFSIGRSQEILYYLGQNYDEWELGRWQVFLDSPMAIRASKVYWDYPHLYDEEATKLRKKIHEMPHLQNLKLTESPQESMAINRIKSGAIIISASGMCTGGRIVHHLKHNISRSGAHIMIVGYQANGTLGRALVDGKSPVRIHGDEYRVKAQIHTVGGLSAHADVDDLTRWLSSFRNSYPHIHVVHGEPESKQDFRDRLASEVGFKASVPEPGDVLEL; encoded by the coding sequence ATGCAGATTGAATTCTATGGTGCAACCAGCGGTATCACCGGTTCCTGTCATATTCTCCGTGCCAATGGAGAGACGGTGTTACTCGATTGCGGGTTGATACAGGGACGCAGGGAGGAGATGGAGAAAAATCGCCGTCCCTTTCCATTTTCGCCCGGTGACATCAGCGCGGTGGTTCTCAGTCATGGCCATATCGACCACTCGGGACGGATCCCCCTGTTGGTCAAGCAGGGTTATCAGGGACCGATCTATGCGCAGAACGCGACCATGGAGCTGTGCGATATCCTGCTGCAGGATTCCGCTTATCTGCAGGAGAAGGATGCGCAATATGAAAACAAATGGAGAAAGCGCAAAGGGAAGCCGTTTATCGATCCTCTCTATACTGTTGCCGATGCTCGGGAGGCACTGGATAAACTGGTCGGTCTGAAGTACAGGGAGAAGCGGGAGATCCTGCCGGGGATATCGATCCGCTTTCAGGATGCGGGGCATATTCTCGGTTCTACCAGTGTGGAGGTGTGGCTGAATGAGAATGGCAAACAGCGGAAGATCGTCTTCAGCGGTGACCTGGGTCAGTACGATACACCCATCCTGAACGATCCGGCGGTCATTGATGAGGCGGACCATGTGATTGTCGAGAGCACATACGGAAACCGGCGCCACCGGGATCGGCAGAACACCATCGACGAGATCGGCGACATCATCCGCGAGGCCGCCCATCAAAGGGGCAACCTGCTGATCCCCGCCTTTTCCATAGGGCGTAGTCAGGAGATCCTCTACTACCTGGGGCAAAATTACGATGAATGGGAGCTGGGGCGTTGGCAGGTCTTTCTTGACAGCCCCATGGCAATCAGGGCGAGCAAGGTCTATTGGGACTATCCGCACCTCTACGATGAGGAGGCGACCAAGCTGCGCAAGAAGATCCATGAGATGCCCCATTTGCAAAATCTCAAACTGACGGAGTCACCCCAGGAGTCGATGGCGATCAACCGCATCAAGAGCGGTGCGATTATCATCTCCGCCAGCGGCATGTGTACCGGAGGCAGGATAGTGCACCATCTCAAGCACAATATCTCCCGCTCCGGGGCGCATATCATGATCGTGGGTTATCAGGCCAACGGCACCCTGGGACGGGCGCTGGTCGACGGTAAATCTCCGGTCCGGATCCATGGCGACGAGTATCGGGTCAAGGCGCAAATCCACACGGTCGGCGGACTCTCTGCGCATGCCGATGTGGATGATCTGACCCGATGGCTCAGCAGTTTCAGGAACAGCTATCCGCATATTCATGTTGTACATGGGGAACCCGAGTCGAAACAGGATTTTCGCGACAGGCTGGCGTCGGAAGTGGGATTCAAGGCCTCCGTGCCTGAACCGGGCGATGTGCTGGAATTGTAG
- a CDS encoding CDGSH iron-sulfur domain-containing protein has product MGEKKVFLYTGSEIDVEWDEGLCIHIGECGYSKGELFIAGRDPWCQPDLSPLSEVKEIVERCPSGALVYRTKDGQTTETAKPENTLTVSYQGPYFLKGDLAIEQSSSDMPGIQFRAALCRCGLSKNKPFCDNSHEGQFKDYGAVGETGEPLKETGGKLNITPLKDGPLLLSGNVTFKASSGRTAWHGNNAALCRCGASKNKPFCDGTHKNIGFKTD; this is encoded by the coding sequence ATGGGCGAAAAAAAGGTTTTTCTCTATACGGGCTCGGAAATCGATGTTGAATGGGACGAAGGACTTTGCATTCACATAGGTGAATGCGGATATTCAAAAGGTGAACTTTTTATTGCCGGAAGAGATCCCTGGTGTCAACCTGATCTTTCACCCCTTAGCGAAGTAAAGGAAATAGTAGAACGCTGTCCAAGTGGCGCACTGGTCTACAGAACCAAAGATGGCCAGACAACTGAAACCGCAAAGCCTGAAAACACCTTAACAGTAAGTTACCAGGGCCCCTATTTTTTGAAGGGTGATTTGGCAATCGAGCAATCATCCAGTGATATGCCCGGCATTCAATTTCGAGCAGCATTATGTCGCTGTGGTTTATCAAAAAACAAACCATTTTGTGATAATAGTCATGAAGGACAATTCAAAGACTATGGTGCGGTGGGAGAAACCGGCGAGCCATTAAAGGAAACCGGCGGCAAATTAAACATTACCCCATTAAAAGATGGTCCGCTCTTGTTATCGGGAAATGTCACGTTTAAAGCCAGTAGCGGCCGCACCGCCTGGCATGGCAACAACGCGGCCTTGTGTCGCTGTGGTGCTTCAAAAAACAAACCGTTTTGTGATGGTACACATAAAAATATAGGGTTTAAAACTGATTAG
- a CDS encoding NHL repeat-containing protein, with protein sequence MRSHIVAALLSSLVAWPLHAEISARFVHASKPILSNPHDLKLTPDGHYLFVSDVGNDRIAILDPESLDLIDAFGEDHQSGTHDIDFDVMGRAYVADTHNNRVIIYSVSGTNASQIGELTTGIRGPEGVLAHPNGRIYVAGAWSNNLVAFENGVMVDELRGLSSPHDIELAADGSDIWLADAGNDRILMLTADLEVKAELTRESYDFDGVRYVDLLADGSLIAADKNNHQIKFIAPDGRSGLVLGDGRPGRGPNKFRTPEGVEVRGTDLWLSDSGNDRIVRYRLTLPP encoded by the coding sequence ATGCGATCACATATTGTTGCCGCATTGCTGTCGAGTTTGGTGGCCTGGCCGCTGCACGCCGAGATCTCGGCACGGTTCGTACACGCCAGCAAACCAATACTCTCAAACCCACATGACCTCAAATTGACCCCAGATGGACACTATCTGTTCGTCTCTGACGTGGGAAACGATCGTATCGCCATCCTCGACCCGGAATCTCTCGACTTGATCGATGCATTTGGGGAAGACCATCAATCCGGCACTCACGACATCGACTTCGATGTCATGGGCCGGGCATACGTCGCCGATACCCACAACAACCGTGTGATCATTTACTCGGTGAGCGGCACCAATGCCAGCCAGATCGGTGAACTGACAACAGGCATCCGGGGCCCTGAAGGCGTCCTGGCCCACCCCAATGGCCGCATCTATGTGGCCGGCGCCTGGTCGAACAACCTGGTCGCATTCGAAAACGGGGTAATGGTCGATGAACTTCGCGGTCTCTCATCACCGCACGACATCGAACTCGCTGCCGATGGCTCGGATATCTGGCTGGCGGACGCGGGAAATGACCGTATATTGATGTTAACTGCAGACCTTGAGGTCAAAGCCGAGCTGACCCGTGAGTCCTACGACTTCGATGGTGTACGGTACGTCGATCTGCTCGCTGACGGCAGCTTGATCGCGGCGGACAAGAACAACCACCAGATCAAGTTTATCGCGCCCGATGGCAGGTCTGGCCTGGTACTCGGTGACGGCAGACCCGGGCGTGGCCCCAACAAGTTCAGGACCCCGGAAGGCGTGGAAGTGCGCGGAACCGATCTTTGGCTGTCGGACTCCGGTAACGACCGCATCGTCCGTTACCGTTTGACGCTGCCGCCCTGA